In the Candidatus Palauibacter polyketidifaciens genome, one interval contains:
- the thiL gene encoding thiamine-phosphate kinase: MNVTGPALAEGPETARIRAFLDGAGAPAARGDPAVTITLPVGDDAAAFRPPDDTQVVVSCDASVEGVHFRREWMTWETIGYRAAASALSDLAAMAATPIGLVVAAALPPELDVGIAAALGRGVGEIVGRVGAQILGGDLVASPGPAFLDITVLGCAAAPTTRGGVRPGDELWVTGELGAAAAALRDLERGLEPDPRARRAFDRPRPRIEEMLWLRDRVRIHAAIDLSDGMMRDARNLAAASGVALEIEADRLPSAPALEGFRQTPAAEQLLLAGGEDYELLFAVPAGAMRGTERAFAVAFDHPLTRVGRAREGEGLTVSGRLNPTLPAGFDHFGAGR; encoded by the coding sequence ATGAACGTCACCGGTCCGGCGCTCGCCGAGGGGCCCGAAACCGCGCGCATTCGGGCCTTCCTGGACGGAGCGGGCGCGCCTGCCGCCCGCGGGGACCCCGCGGTCACCATCACGTTGCCGGTGGGGGATGACGCCGCGGCCTTTCGTCCTCCGGATGATACTCAGGTCGTGGTGAGCTGCGACGCGAGCGTGGAGGGGGTCCACTTTCGCCGCGAATGGATGACGTGGGAGACGATCGGGTACCGTGCGGCTGCGTCGGCGCTGAGCGATCTCGCGGCCATGGCCGCGACTCCCATCGGCCTCGTCGTGGCGGCGGCGCTGCCCCCCGAACTGGACGTCGGGATCGCCGCGGCCCTGGGACGAGGCGTGGGAGAGATCGTCGGGCGCGTCGGCGCGCAGATCCTCGGCGGCGACCTGGTCGCGTCGCCGGGCCCCGCCTTTCTCGACATCACCGTCCTCGGCTGTGCGGCGGCACCGACGACGCGGGGCGGGGTGCGCCCGGGCGACGAGTTATGGGTGACCGGCGAACTCGGGGCGGCCGCGGCCGCCCTGCGCGATCTGGAGCGGGGGCTGGAGCCGGACCCACGGGCCCGCCGGGCCTTCGACCGCCCCCGCCCCAGGATCGAGGAAATGCTGTGGCTGCGGGACCGGGTCCGGATCCACGCGGCGATCGATCTTTCGGACGGTATGATGCGGGATGCGCGCAACCTCGCGGCGGCTTCCGGCGTCGCCCTGGAAATCGAGGCGGATCGCCTCCCGTCCGCCCCCGCCCTCGAGGGATTTCGTCAGACGCCGGCGGCGGAACAACTCCTCCTTGCCGGCGGTGAGGACTACGAACTGCTCTTCGCCGTGCCGGCTGGCGCCATGCGGGGGACGGAGCGGGCGTTCGCCGTCGCCTTCGACCACCCGCTCACGCGGGTCGGGAGGGCGCGCGAAGGGGAGGGGCTGACCGTGAGCGGGCGGTTGAATCCGACGCTGCCCGCGGGGTTCGATCATTTCGGGGCCGGGCGTTGA
- a CDS encoding NAD(P)H-hydrate dehydratase: MAEIDRVAVESGAIPERALIENAGRALARHVHERFPAGRVAVLAGSGHNGADALVAGRTLSAWGRSVGFVQCGSRAPDPDVLAGWKLTLEPSEALERELAAADIVIDGILGTGLTTAPRPPQARMIERVNAARAAVVSADGPSGVDFTTGRVPGAAIRADLTVTFGWPKMGLLRFPARERIGDLVSVEIGFPPPAAAPTARAVTAAWVAGLLGVRPADGHKGDAGYLAIVGGERGMAGAVVLAARAAIRGGVGIVRVVSAPENREVVQTSVPEAVFVDWSASEAVRSALSWAGAVAVGPGLGTGPERTELMQRVLEEGSVPLVIDADALNVLSAEAAETGAPLGPPAPLRSVLLTPHPGEMARLLGTSVEEVREDAPAASRRLADATQATVLLKGAPTWVARPGGELRATTLVSPAFASGGMGDVLTGVCGACLASGLGPADAASAALTLTALAILRGVDEIGGSAADVPEALPEARRVLGRLRSGAWPGVNLALPALPSVATGDRVG; this comes from the coding sequence AAAACGCGGGTCGAGCCCTGGCGCGGCACGTGCACGAACGGTTCCCGGCCGGCCGGGTCGCGGTGCTTGCGGGAAGCGGCCACAACGGCGCGGACGCCCTCGTGGCCGGACGGACTCTTTCCGCCTGGGGGCGATCCGTCGGGTTCGTCCAATGCGGGAGCCGCGCCCCGGATCCGGATGTCCTCGCGGGCTGGAAGCTGACGCTCGAGCCGTCGGAAGCGCTGGAGCGGGAACTCGCGGCAGCGGACATCGTCATCGATGGCATCCTGGGGACGGGCCTGACGACGGCGCCCCGCCCGCCCCAGGCGAGGATGATCGAGCGCGTGAACGCCGCCCGGGCCGCCGTGGTCTCCGCGGATGGTCCCAGCGGCGTGGACTTTACCACGGGCCGCGTGCCGGGTGCCGCGATCCGGGCCGACCTGACCGTCACCTTCGGGTGGCCGAAGATGGGTCTCCTGAGGTTCCCGGCTCGCGAACGCATCGGCGACCTGGTCTCCGTGGAAATCGGCTTTCCGCCACCCGCGGCGGCGCCGACGGCGCGGGCAGTGACGGCGGCGTGGGTGGCCGGCCTGCTCGGAGTGCGGCCCGCGGACGGCCACAAGGGCGACGCGGGCTATCTCGCGATCGTGGGCGGGGAGCGGGGCATGGCCGGGGCCGTGGTGCTCGCGGCCCGCGCGGCGATCCGGGGGGGAGTCGGCATTGTGCGCGTCGTGAGCGCCCCGGAGAACCGGGAGGTCGTGCAGACCAGCGTGCCGGAGGCCGTATTCGTGGACTGGTCCGCGTCCGAGGCGGTGCGGTCGGCGCTGAGCTGGGCCGGCGCGGTCGCGGTCGGACCGGGTCTGGGAACGGGGCCGGAGCGCACGGAGTTGATGCAACGCGTGCTGGAGGAAGGGTCCGTTCCGCTGGTCATCGATGCGGACGCTCTGAACGTGCTTTCGGCTGAGGCGGCGGAGACAGGGGCGCCGCTCGGTCCGCCGGCTCCGCTGCGATCCGTCCTCCTGACGCCGCATCCCGGCGAGATGGCCCGCTTGCTCGGAACATCCGTCGAAGAGGTACGCGAGGATGCGCCGGCTGCGTCCCGGCGGCTGGCCGACGCGACGCAGGCGACCGTGCTGCTCAAGGGCGCCCCGACCTGGGTGGCGCGGCCCGGCGGTGAACTGCGTGCGACGACGCTCGTGAGTCCGGCGTTCGCGAGCGGCGGCATGGGGGACGTGCTGACCGGCGTCTGCGGCGCCTGCCTCGCGTCGGGCCTCGGCCCCGCCGACGCGGCGTCTGCCGCCCTGACGCTCACGGCGCTTGCCATTCTGCGCGGCGTGGACGAGATCGGCGGGTCCGCGGCGGACGTGCCGGAGGCGCTGCCGGAGGCGCGCCGGGTGCTGGGAAGATTGCGATCCGGAGCCTGGCCGGGCGTCAACCTCGCCCTCCCCGCGTTGCCCTCGGTTGCGACCGGGGACCGGGTCGGATGA